A window from uncultured Desulfobacter sp. encodes these proteins:
- the hypD gene encoding trans-4-hydroxy-L-proline dehydratase, with product MVEYIKKENRVPERAANSERNFAVETSTGSEPGMNPRIQRLRRLSVETEPTISIERALHETRFYKENQGRYSVPVLRAMNFLDYCRKKTLYIGEDELIVGERGPSPKAVPTFPELTCHSAEDLEILNTREMQPYYTSAADIATYAREVIPYWEGKTQRERIFNHVPEAWKNAYEAGLFTEFMEQRAPGHTALDGKIYKKGMLDIKAQLQNLINAADYLNDPEATDKVEQWKAMMISCDAVILFAERHAELAEEMMARASDPQRIEELKKIAAICRRVPAHAPETFWEAIQMYWFVHLGTITELNGWDAMNPGHFDQHLAPFYEKEIQAGTLTRDQAKELISCFWIKVNNHPAPPKVGVTAKESGTYNDFTNINVGGVKSNGSNGVNEVSYIILEVLEELHILQPGVSAHVSAVTPDRFIKAAARVIRQGHGYPSLFNCDTYVMELVRQGKSVEDAREGGCSGCIEVGAFGKEAYLLTGYLNVPKLLEVTLNNGKDPVSGKMVGLSTGEPTDFKNFDDLYKAFLDQLNYVVDLKARVSNYIDRMFAKYAPAPFLSVVIDDCIEKGRDYYDGGPRYNTSYIQCCGLGTITDSLSAIKKHVFEDQTFTMDALVSALNKNFEGDEIMRQIIINKTPFFGNDDDYADDLAVRVYNDLFSAIDGIPNIKEGGQYHMNMLSTTCHVYFGKIMGATPNGRLAGKAISDGTSPSHGADTNGPSAVVKSLGKLDQAKSGGTLLNQRFMPSLLRRESDIDKLGHLIRSYFAMGGHHIQFNIVDTATLLAAQKCPDDYRDLLVRVAGYSDYFNDLNADIQQEIIERTENEVF from the coding sequence ATGGTTGAATATATCAAAAAAGAAAATCGTGTTCCCGAACGGGCGGCCAACAGCGAAAGAAATTTTGCCGTGGAAACGTCAACCGGTTCCGAACCCGGTATGAATCCGCGCATCCAGCGCCTGCGCAGGCTCAGTGTGGAAACTGAACCCACGATCTCCATTGAGCGGGCCCTGCACGAGACCCGGTTTTACAAGGAAAACCAGGGCCGGTATTCAGTGCCGGTACTCCGGGCCATGAACTTTCTGGACTATTGCCGGAAAAAGACCCTTTACATCGGTGAAGATGAACTCATCGTGGGCGAAAGAGGCCCATCTCCCAAAGCTGTGCCCACCTTTCCCGAGCTGACCTGTCACAGTGCCGAGGATCTTGAGATTCTCAACACCCGGGAGATGCAGCCCTATTACACCTCAGCGGCTGATATTGCGACCTATGCCCGGGAGGTCATTCCCTATTGGGAGGGGAAAACCCAGCGGGAGCGGATTTTTAACCATGTGCCTGAAGCCTGGAAAAACGCCTACGAGGCAGGGCTTTTCACCGAGTTCATGGAACAGCGCGCGCCGGGCCATACCGCCCTGGACGGCAAGATTTATAAGAAGGGCATGCTGGACATCAAGGCTCAGCTCCAAAATCTTATCAATGCCGCAGACTACCTTAACGACCCCGAAGCCACGGACAAGGTTGAGCAGTGGAAGGCCATGATGATCTCCTGCGACGCTGTGATTCTTTTTGCCGAGCGCCACGCAGAACTGGCCGAAGAGATGATGGCCAGGGCATCCGATCCCCAAAGGATTGAAGAACTCAAAAAAATTGCCGCAATCTGCCGCCGGGTTCCGGCCCATGCCCCGGAAACCTTCTGGGAAGCCATTCAGATGTACTGGTTTGTCCATCTGGGCACTATCACCGAACTCAATGGCTGGGATGCCATGAATCCGGGCCATTTCGACCAGCATCTGGCTCCGTTCTACGAGAAGGAGATTCAAGCCGGCACCCTGACCCGGGATCAGGCCAAGGAACTGATCTCCTGCTTCTGGATCAAGGTCAACAACCACCCGGCACCGCCCAAGGTGGGCGTGACCGCTAAAGAGAGCGGAACATACAACGATTTTACCAACATCAACGTGGGCGGCGTTAAGAGCAACGGCTCAAACGGTGTTAACGAGGTCTCCTATATCATCCTTGAAGTGTTGGAAGAACTTCACATCCTCCAGCCGGGCGTCTCCGCCCATGTCAGTGCCGTCACGCCGGACCGCTTCATCAAGGCGGCGGCACGGGTCATCCGCCAGGGCCACGGCTATCCCTCCCTGTTCAACTGTGACACCTATGTGATGGAACTGGTCCGCCAGGGCAAGAGCGTGGAGGATGCCCGGGAAGGCGGGTGCAGCGGCTGCATTGAGGTGGGGGCCTTCGGCAAGGAAGCGTACCTTCTGACCGGCTATCTCAACGTACCCAAGCTGCTTGAGGTCACCCTGAATAACGGCAAGGATCCTGTATCCGGCAAGATGGTCGGCCTTTCCACAGGGGAGCCAACGGATTTTAAAAATTTTGACGACCTTTACAAAGCCTTTTTGGACCAGCTCAATTATGTCGTTGACCTTAAAGCCCGGGTCTCAAATTACATTGACCGGATGTTTGCCAAGTATGCCCCGGCCCCCTTTCTTTCTGTGGTCATTGACGACTGCATCGAAAAGGGCAGGGATTATTATGATGGTGGTCCCCGGTACAACACGAGCTATATCCAGTGCTGCGGGCTCGGCACCATCACCGACAGCCTTTCAGCCATCAAAAAACATGTGTTTGAGGACCAGACGTTCACCATGGACGCCCTGGTTTCCGCCTTGAACAAAAATTTTGAGGGTGATGAGATTATGCGGCAGATCATCATTAATAAGACCCCGTTCTTCGGCAATGATGACGACTATGCCGACGATCTCGCCGTAAGGGTCTATAACGACCTGTTTTCGGCCATCGACGGGATTCCCAACATCAAGGAAGGCGGGCAATACCATATGAACATGCTCTCCACCACCTGCCATGTCTATTTCGGCAAGATCATGGGTGCCACCCCCAACGGCCGGTTGGCCGGCAAGGCCATTTCAGACGGGACCTCCCCCTCCCATGGCGCCGATACCAACGGTCCTTCTGCTGTGGTGAAATCCCTGGGCAAGCTTGACCAGGCCAAGTCCGGCGGCACCCTGCTTAACCAGCGCTTTATGCCGAGCCTGCTTCGCCGGGAGTCGGATATCGACAAGCTGGGCCACCTGATTCGGAGTTATTTTGCCATGGGCGGCCACCATATCCAGTTCAACATCGTGGATACGGCCACCCTGCTTGCGGCCCAGAAATGTCCGGACGACTACCGGGATCTGTTGGTCCGGGTGGCAGGGTATTCCGACTATTTTAACGATCTCAATGCAGATATCCAGCAGGAGATCATCGAACGCACCGAAAACGAAGTGTTTTAA
- a CDS encoding glycyl-radical enzyme activating protein, producing the protein MKMESGLIYDIKRYAINDGPGIRTTVFLKGCPLHCAWCHNPEGICPSPQRMYTPSKCIGCKMCISACPEIALTLKETGIAVDQDTCVNCGVCAAICPSMAVEIFGRKVTVADIVKEIEKDALFFDQSGGGVTFSGGEPLGQAEFLEAALKALGQVGVHRAVDTTGHTGTTTLLRVAAHTDLFLYDLKHMDAQCHRQWTGVGNALILKNLRALAETGAKIWIRIPLIQGVNADSSNIRQTAAFLSSLPEAPLLINLLPYHDIMAGKYKKLGQTFNDTCAMSEPDAQTIEAARDLFARNGMEVVVGG; encoded by the coding sequence ATGAAGATGGAATCAGGACTGATTTACGACATCAAGCGGTACGCCATCAACGATGGTCCGGGCATCCGGACCACCGTTTTTCTCAAGGGCTGCCCCCTGCACTGTGCCTGGTGCCACAACCCAGAAGGCATCTGCCCCTCGCCCCAGAGGATGTATACCCCGTCAAAGTGCATCGGCTGTAAGATGTGTATCAGCGCCTGCCCGGAAATTGCCCTGACCCTGAAGGAAACGGGCATTGCCGTGGATCAGGATACATGCGTCAATTGCGGGGTCTGTGCCGCCATCTGTCCGTCCATGGCCGTTGAGATTTTCGGACGTAAGGTGACGGTGGCCGATATCGTCAAAGAGATTGAAAAGGATGCCCTCTTTTTTGACCAGTCCGGCGGAGGGGTCACCTTTTCCGGCGGAGAACCCCTGGGGCAGGCCGAATTTCTGGAGGCCGCCCTAAAGGCATTGGGCCAGGTGGGCGTCCACAGGGCCGTGGACACCACAGGCCATACCGGAACAACCACCCTGCTGCGGGTGGCGGCCCATACGGACCTGTTTCTTTACGATCTTAAACACATGGATGCCCAATGTCACAGGCAATGGACCGGCGTGGGCAACGCGTTGATCCTGAAAAATCTGCGGGCCCTGGCGGAAACCGGGGCCAAAATCTGGATCCGAATCCCCCTGATCCAGGGGGTGAACGCCGATTCCTCCAATATAAGGCAGACGGCAGCGTTTCTATCCTCCCTGCCCGAAGCGCCTCTGCTGATTAACCTTCTGCCCTACCACGACATCATGGCGGGTAAGTACAAGAAGCTGGGACAAACCTTCAACGATACCTGCGCCATGTCCGAACCGGACGCCCAGACTATTGAGGCCGCCCGGGATCTGTTTGCCCGAAATGGCATGGAGGTGGTCGTGGGTGGGTGA
- a CDS encoding aldehyde ferredoxin oxidoreductase C-terminal domain-containing protein produces MSQILRINTREKTYSFETPAEELAGLGGRALTSKMILNEVPATSHPLGRYNKLVFAPGLLSGSPAANSGRLSLGSKSPLTGGIKESNSGGLVSQKLARLGIKALVLEDKPEDDAFSLIVIKKDSVEFLPADEYVGINNGEMITKLWERFGKRVGTASIGVAGEQRLTAASIHFADPKGHPGRAAGRGGLGAVLGSKKIKAIVVDDKGTERVELSDPEAFKTANKKWVELLTSHPVSGQGLPAFGTAVLVNVINEAGAMPTKNFRTGRFEDAKEISGEVLAANIEKRGGVAAEGCHPGCVIKCSQIYNDKDNNYLTSGFEYETVWAFGSHCMIKDLDDIAMMDRLCDEFGLDTIDTGVAMGIAMEGGVIPWGDGKAAIELLKKVGTGDPMGKIIGNGAAFTGQALGVDRVPVVKRQALPAYDPRAVKAVGVTYATTPMGADHTAGYGVCQNILGVGGSIDPLKKEGNVDISKTLQIATAAIDAAGLCLFVAFPILDNPEGLQMVVDMINARYGLSLTTDDVVNLGISILKDELEFNRRAGFTSKDDQLPEMFKEKIAPHNVSWDFTTEELAEAVKF; encoded by the coding sequence ATGTCACAAATTTTAAGAATTAACACCAGGGAAAAAACCTATTCATTTGAAACACCGGCTGAAGAATTGGCAGGGCTTGGCGGACGGGCTCTGACTTCCAAAATGATCTTAAATGAAGTTCCTGCTACATCCCATCCTCTGGGTAGATATAATAAACTGGTCTTTGCACCGGGATTGTTGAGCGGCTCTCCAGCTGCCAACTCAGGACGACTGTCCCTGGGGTCCAAATCTCCGTTGACCGGTGGTATTAAAGAGAGCAACAGCGGTGGTCTGGTTTCCCAGAAACTGGCCCGGCTTGGGATCAAGGCCCTGGTTTTGGAAGATAAGCCCGAGGACGATGCGTTCTCCTTGATTGTTATTAAAAAAGACAGTGTTGAGTTCCTTCCCGCAGACGAATATGTGGGCATAAATAACGGCGAGATGATTACAAAGCTCTGGGAACGGTTTGGAAAACGTGTGGGCACTGCAAGCATCGGTGTTGCCGGAGAACAGCGCCTGACTGCCGCATCCATCCACTTTGCAGATCCCAAAGGACATCCCGGCCGTGCAGCTGGCCGCGGCGGTCTTGGGGCGGTCCTGGGATCAAAGAAAATCAAAGCCATTGTTGTTGATGATAAAGGCACAGAGCGTGTGGAACTTAGTGATCCCGAAGCCTTTAAAACCGCCAATAAAAAATGGGTGGAACTGCTGACAAGCCATCCGGTTTCAGGCCAGGGCCTGCCCGCCTTTGGTACCGCAGTTCTGGTTAATGTGATCAACGAAGCCGGTGCCATGCCGACCAAGAACTTCAGAACCGGACGGTTTGAAGATGCCAAGGAGATCAGCGGCGAAGTGCTGGCAGCCAACATTGAAAAACGCGGCGGGGTTGCAGCCGAAGGCTGTCATCCGGGCTGTGTGATCAAATGTTCCCAGATTTACAATGACAAAGACAACAACTATCTTACTTCAGGCTTCGAATATGAAACCGTATGGGCGTTTGGCTCCCACTGCATGATCAAGGATCTTGATGATATTGCCATGATGGACAGGCTGTGTGACGAGTTCGGCCTTGATACCATTGATACGGGTGTGGCCATGGGTATTGCCATGGAAGGTGGCGTCATTCCCTGGGGCGACGGCAAGGCGGCCATTGAACTGCTTAAGAAAGTGGGCACGGGCGACCCCATGGGTAAAATTATTGGAAACGGAGCCGCTTTTACAGGCCAGGCCCTGGGCGTAGACCGTGTGCCTGTGGTAAAACGCCAGGCCCTGCCGGCATACGACCCAAGAGCGGTTAAAGCGGTTGGCGTTACATATGCCACAACCCCCATGGGCGCGGATCATACCGCAGGGTACGGTGTGTGCCAGAACATTCTGGGTGTCGGCGGTTCCATTGATCCGCTGAAAAAGGAAGGTAACGTAGATATCTCCAAAACCCTGCAGATCGCCACCGCAGCCATTGATGCGGCTGGCCTTTGCCTGTTCGTGGCCTTCCCGATCCTTGACAATCCCGAAGGCCTGCAGATGGTCGTGGATATGATCAATGCAAGATATGGCCTGAGTCTTACCACTGATGATGTGGTAAATCTGGGTATCTCCATTCTCAAAGACGAGCTGGAATTTAACCGCCGGGCCGGTTTTACCTCCAAGGATGACCAGCTTCCCGAGATGTTCAAGGAAAAGATTGCACCCCACAATGTATCTTGGGATTTCACAACTGAGGAACTGGCTGAAGCCGTAAAATTTTAA
- a CDS encoding MoaD/ThiS family protein — translation MGSVLFNAFSFLQTKLKAKNIPCVDAVLDLEDGQCVQDILNGLGIEPQEIEGVFVNGKISPFDTPLQDGDRIAALPPGTPGPYRLLLGLVSSPNKNTDTKSDKKSDNIK, via the coding sequence ATGGGTTCTGTACTATTTAACGCGTTTTCATTTTTACAGACAAAACTTAAGGCGAAAAATATTCCTTGTGTCGATGCTGTTCTTGATTTAGAGGATGGTCAATGTGTACAGGATATTTTAAACGGTTTGGGAATAGAACCCCAGGAGATTGAGGGGGTTTTTGTTAACGGAAAAATTTCGCCCTTTGACACACCGCTTCAGGACGGAGACCGGATTGCGGCACTGCCGCCCGGCACCCCCGGCCCATACCGGCTGCTGTTGGGGCTTGTCTCCTCCCCGAACAAAAATACAGATACGAAATCAGACAAAAAATCGGACAATATTAAATGA
- a CDS encoding MoaD/ThiS family protein: MKIEIRLFATLASYAGHGDIDSDGCLEFDGPATIRDAVQRIGVPEQDIKLVFLNGVAGSLDSSLKDNDRVGIFPPIGGG; encoded by the coding sequence ATGAAAATAGAAATCAGACTTTTTGCCACGCTTGCCTCCTATGCCGGCCATGGAGATATCGATTCTGACGGTTGCCTTGAGTTTGACGGCCCTGCCACCATACGGGATGCCGTCCAGCGTATCGGTGTCCCTGAACAGGATATTAAACTGGTGTTTCTCAATGGGGTTGCCGGGTCTTTGGATTCTTCTCTGAAGGATAATGATCGTGTGGGGATTTTCCCGCCCATTGGTGGCGGATGA
- a CDS encoding HesA/MoeB/ThiF family protein: MMPIEQLLASRARIKRDGQGKDRQVIGDKDLSDVAQILNIPLHQVYVKSMEKEIVPLRYLRNMPSITLKDQITLQTSRVAVVGSGGLGGHIIEGLCRLGVGVLHIFDPDSFDETNLNRQVFSAQHTLGKPKVEVMQECCQLINPAVRITAHQIAVNNENQAGLFADAQVIVDALDTPGDRLVLAGIADKCRLPLVHGTVAGFGGRVMLIHPLDGRMQMLYGGQEEAVSAEHLLGTPVLSPALVASFQMMAVLNILLGKNQARDNRMIYVDMQKPSLDLFEF; the protein is encoded by the coding sequence ATGATGCCAATCGAACAATTACTTGCCTCCAGGGCACGGATTAAAAGGGACGGCCAGGGTAAAGACCGGCAGGTCATTGGTGACAAGGACCTGTCGGATGTGGCGCAGATATTAAATATTCCGTTGCATCAGGTCTATGTTAAAAGTATGGAAAAGGAAATTGTGCCCTTGCGGTATCTTCGCAATATGCCTTCCATCACGTTAAAAGATCAAATCACCCTGCAAACGTCCCGGGTGGCCGTGGTCGGGTCAGGCGGTCTTGGCGGCCATATCATAGAAGGCCTTTGCCGTCTGGGCGTCGGGGTGCTGCACATTTTTGATCCGGATTCTTTTGATGAAACCAATCTCAATCGCCAGGTTTTCTCGGCCCAACATACCCTGGGTAAACCCAAGGTTGAGGTGATGCAGGAATGCTGTCAGCTGATTAATCCTGCCGTACGGATCACGGCCCACCAGATTGCTGTGAACAACGAAAACCAGGCCGGTTTATTCGCAGATGCCCAGGTGATTGTTGATGCCCTTGATACGCCGGGTGACCGGTTGGTCCTGGCCGGCATTGCCGACAAATGCCGTTTACCCCTGGTTCACGGAACCGTTGCCGGATTCGGGGGACGTGTGATGCTCATCCACCCCTTGGATGGGCGTATGCAGATGCTTTACGGCGGCCAGGAAGAGGCGGTTTCAGCCGAACATCTACTGGGAACACCGGTTTTGTCCCCGGCCTTGGTTGCATCGTTTCAGATGATGGCTGTTCTAAATATTCTTTTGGGAAAAAATCAGGCCAGGGACAATCGGATGATTTATGTGGATATGCAGAAGCCGTCCCTGGATCTGTTTGAGTTTTAA
- the ftsY gene encoding signal recognition particle-docking protein FtsY, with the protein MVFSFFKKKNKPAQTEPILEDNSPEEEQQSQVSSLQADLEAVLQPEAHEATDKFEEQEPKKITEPDRESDPAPEEAFTEETAYKEQQPVQDKPQIKEGTGLLSKLKSGLAKTRTVLNTDVTELFSSSKAINEDLFDELEERLVTSDLGIDITMEMMARIKKKSRGLSTADQLRQVLKEELFTLFPDAAPAVPSGPKPYIIMMVGVNGTGKTTTLGKLAMKYKAEGKKVLIAAADTFRAAAIEQVEIWAQRAGADIVRHKEGADPAAVAYDAVEAGMARGADVVLIDTAGRLHTQKNLMEELKKIKRSVDKKYKGAPHDVMMVIDATTGQNALSQAEIFHKAVGVTQMSVTKLDGTAKGGIVAAVSAAMQLPIAYIGVGEAIEDLQAFDAKRFIDALFDD; encoded by the coding sequence GTGGTATTCAGCTTTTTTAAGAAAAAAAATAAACCTGCACAGACAGAACCTATTTTAGAAGACAACAGCCCAGAAGAGGAACAGCAATCTCAGGTGTCTTCTTTGCAGGCAGACCTGGAAGCAGTTCTGCAGCCTGAAGCACATGAGGCCACAGATAAATTTGAGGAACAAGAACCGAAGAAGATAACCGAGCCTGACCGGGAATCTGATCCAGCTCCGGAAGAAGCGTTCACTGAAGAAACCGCTTACAAGGAACAGCAACCGGTTCAAGACAAGCCTCAGATCAAAGAGGGAACAGGGCTGCTCTCAAAACTGAAATCCGGCCTGGCCAAAACCCGGACAGTCTTAAACACCGATGTCACCGAGCTGTTCTCATCGTCCAAAGCCATAAATGAGGATCTGTTCGATGAGCTTGAAGAGCGTCTGGTGACCTCGGATCTTGGCATTGACATCACCATGGAGATGATGGCGCGAATCAAGAAAAAAAGCCGGGGGCTATCCACGGCGGATCAGCTTCGCCAGGTACTCAAAGAGGAGTTGTTCACCCTGTTCCCTGACGCTGCTCCGGCGGTCCCATCCGGGCCCAAACCTTATATTATCATGATGGTGGGTGTGAATGGTACCGGCAAAACCACAACACTTGGTAAACTGGCCATGAAATACAAGGCCGAAGGCAAAAAGGTATTGATTGCCGCGGCAGACACCTTTCGGGCCGCAGCCATTGAGCAGGTGGAAATATGGGCCCAGCGAGCAGGTGCCGACATCGTCCGGCACAAAGAAGGAGCTGATCCTGCGGCGGTTGCCTACGATGCCGTTGAAGCCGGCATGGCAAGGGGGGCAGATGTGGTGCTCATTGACACGGCAGGCCGGTTGCACACCCAGAAAAATCTCATGGAAGAATTAAAGAAAATCAAGCGTTCCGTGGATAAAAAATACAAGGGAGCCCCCCATGATGTCATGATGGTCATTGACGCCACCACCGGTCAAAATGCGTTGTCCCAGGCAGAAATTTTCCACAAGGCCGTCGGGGTGACGCAGATGAGTGTGACTAAGTTGGACGGCACGGCAAAAGGCGGAATTGTGGCGGCTGTCTCTGCGGCCATGCAGCTGCCCATTGCGTACATCGGTGTGGGAGAGGCCATAGAAGACCTGCAGGCGTTTGATGCAAAGCGCTTTATTGATGCGCTGTTTGATGATTGA